The window TATATGTTGGAATGAGCATGTTTTAAGTCCATTATCCACATGATATTTCCCTGCAGATCACCTTCATAAGTGTCTTTTCTCATAGAGTGATTCTTCTGGCTGACCCGGAGCTGTTCTCAGGCCCACTGGAGGCCAGAGTGAGGGCAGACCTGGAGGTGAGCAACTCCCTCAGAGATCCTCTGGTCCAAAAGAGAAAAATGGTGCTGAGGTTACTGCAGTTGGGACTGGGCTCCGACTGTCACAGCCCCACGCTGTGGCAAGCTCTGGAGGTGAGCATCTCTGCCTCTTTAATGACAACTGGGTGATAAAAAATACTGGGAGATACTAAGGTGTACTAGTCCATGCCTGTCCCAGAGCTTAGGAGAGCGGAGTCTGGAGGCCTTCTTCCAGGAGACTGTTCTTGCAGTGGAGCAGGGTGTGCAGAAGGGGCCTGAGGGCTTGAGAGACTACACTGACAAGCTGCAAATCATTTATGCCAATATTTTGATATCCTCTGATAAAGGTCAGGCTACTCTACACTATATGAAAATATTTTTAgatgtattgtattattgtatgtgctttttttaaaatcagCAATAGGCTATGAAGACAACACCGCGTACCCCATACCCATGCCTTACCCTGAAATCAACTTCATTCTATGGAACGATGAAGAAGATCTGTGTAAGTCTCTTATCCAACAGTAAAACCTACTATAAAGACTTTCTGAAAGGACTCCTGCTGTTAAACAATGTTGTTATCCCAACAGAACAAGTAACAGATAGGCAATGTGATGTCTCTAGAAAGTGTGTTTCTTTGaagctaaaataacaaaacaccgcagGAACCCTGCTGTTTGCAGGtaatgttgtcctgatggcttcatcaaaccaggaccttTTGCatgcactggggtggtttgtaGCTGAGTGTGAAGTACTAGGAATAAAATACCTCAAAGTACCTCAAAATCTGAGGTTATGGTTTTCGACTGGAAAACATCAGTTCCTGTAGCAAGGGCAAGAGttttgttcacaagtgagggaaagATTAAGCATATTGACAGGAGGAAGTGGAGGTAGATACATGGATGtccttagtcttggtttggctCCTTTTTAATTGGCTGTCATTATTTTCTCCTAGGGAATGCGCTCACAACCTTTACCCTGAGCTCCAGCTTTGACTTTGATGATAAAAGCCAGCATGTGTCAGTGCAGTCTAAGGACAGTGTCACTGAGAAGAACTTGAAGGAGCACAACAGTGAATCAGGGAGGCCTCCTCAGAGAAGCACGAGCTCTCTGTCCAGGAGGAATGCTTACAAGGCCACCAAATCTGGCAACCAGCTGAGTCTGATGAATGACAAGATGGAGAGCTCCTccactgtctcctcctcctgcagaaTGCAATGCCGACACACGGCCCGTGTTGTTGTCATGGGAGATGACCGTATCCTGGGCAAACTGGCCAGTGCATACCTCAGCATTCGGTCAGATGGCATTTCATAACTTGAAATACTAGCTTGGATTTTTATGTTTAGAGCAACTAAATTATTCCAGTCTTTCCAACAGAGAAAAGGAATCCAAGCACATAAGGCTTACTAAGAAGATCAATTTGCAGTTCTATTATATTCCAATGACTGATGTAGAGCCATCTGTCCCTCTGCAGCCTGTGAGTTTCTTCCAAAAAAGAACTGGCTCATGAAATAGTCAAATATATCCTGACAGTGGCACTCTTCACAGAACGCCGCAGGTCAAGATCAAGCCAGGCTGTCTATGGCTTCTTTTTTGGGAAAAGTAGATTCCTGGTATGACGTCAATATCAACATCCTCCAAATTGCCATGACCACAAATGCTGGAATGGTAATGACTGATAGCAATGATTGTGCTTTAAGAATGTAAACACCTTACTGTATGAGATACATTTGTCTCAGGACCACACGAATCACAACAGACCATCAGAGCAAAACCTATTTTTTCTGGACACTCTTACTTACTATCTACGCTGTGGACTACAGAAAGTTAACCTGCCACTTTACAAAGTCAAGGTAAGAATATCTTGAAAATCATTGAGTATTTATTAAGATGAAGTATTTTATATCAAATAGTTGATTTAATGCACAATGGGCACAGATCTGGGATCCAAAGTGATAAAGAATTAAGACGACTAGCAGATCAAAAAAGTGCAGACAGGTGAACAAAAAAATTAACAGAGTTTATGGACAAAAAGACAAAGGCTGGGTGCTgggagctgggtcagaggctgaggtggtcTGCGGGTGTGGGTCTGGTCCAAAAATAGGATCATGGTGGATAACTGACGATCTGGCAGTGTGTGGATGAATGAGCCGAGTCTTTGTAATGCAGAGGTTCTAGCTTGATTGGCAATGGGCTGAGTAGTGGGTGGAAACCATTGGTGACGGTGGTGCCGGACTGCCAGCCTCAGgcacactgcaaaaaacatcttacataaataaaaacagctagaattCAGTGGTATTTATCTTGACTTGAATACATTCTGACTAGTAATACTATTTGTTAATACAGtggagcaaaaaagtatttagtcagccaccaattgtgcaagttctcccacttaaaaagatgagaggcctgtaatttagGTCATAGgcacacttcaactatgagagacagaatgggagaaaagaatccaggaaatcacattgtaggatttttaatgaattaaatggtaaattcctcagtaaaataagtatttggtcacctacaaacaagcaagatttctggctctcacagacctgtaacttcttctttaagagacTCCTCCACTCGTCGCCTGTATTAATGGaacctgtttgaactcattatcagtataaaagacacctgtccacagcctcaaacagtcagactccaaactccactatggccaagaccaaagagctttcaaaggacaccagaaacaaaactttagacctgcaccaggctgggaagagtgaatctgcaataggtgaGCAGCTTTGTGTGAAGAATCAACTGTgagagcaattattagaaaatggaagataTACAAAACCACTAATAATCTCCCTTGATCTGGGGCTCTacacaagatctcaccccgtggggtcaaaatgatcacaagaacggtgagcaaaaatcccagaaccacacgggagGACTTAgagaatgacctgcagagagctgggaccaaagaaacaaaggctaccatcagtaacactacgccgccagggactcaaacCCTGCTGTGCCAGACATGTCCCCCTgtttaagccagtacatgtccaggcctatctgaagtttgctagagagcatttggatgatccagaataGGACTGgaagaatgtcatatggtcagatgacaccaaaatagaactttttggtaaaaactcaacttgtcgtgtttggaaaagaaagaatgctgagttgcatctaAAGAATActatacctactgtgaagcatgggggtggaaacatcatactttggggctgtttttctgcaaaaggACCAGGAGGACTGATCtttgtaaaggaaagaatgaatggggccatgtattgtgagattttgagtgaaaaccttcTTCCATCAGCaggggcattgaagatgaaacatggGTGTttcatgacaatgatcccaaacacatcacccgggcaacgaaggagtggcttcgtaagaagcatttcaaggtcctggagcgGCCTATAGAAAATCTTCAGAGGGAtttgaaagtccgtgttgcctaacgacagccccaaaacatcactgctctagaggagatctgtaGGAGGAATGGCCCAatctaccagcaacagtgtgtgaaaaccttgtggagacatTTGACCTcagtcattgccaacaaagggtatataacaaagtactgAGATGAACCTTTGTTATTGATCAGATACTTATTCTCCACcatcattttcaaataaattcttttaaaaatcagacaatgtgattttctggattcttTCCCCGTGTTTTGGCTCtaatagttgaagtgaacccatgatgaaaattacaggcctctctcatctttttaagtttgagaacttgcacaattggtggctgactaaaaacttttttgaccctactgtatctctatctctctctatctctcctttttGTATATGTCTGTCGATAATCGGTATGAATCTGtatccccagatacaaggtaagtTATGTATTAATTTGGTGTCAAGACAATTATTCAgttagaaagcagaatgagcctcacatgaatcACTAATTTGGACTGccagtttaaacctaaaaggactctctctgatctgaaatgTCACTACCTAAAGCCCAGCATTTATCGGTGCTAGTGTAGCTTCTGCAGCTCCGTGAGATTCACAGTTTTTTTCCTCAGATGATGCGCTGCAGTAATGAGGTGAGCTCAGTGATAGAAGAGGTGTTTGTGTCCAGCCTGGAGGCAGATGTGGCAGAGTTTAAACATCTCAAAGACAAACGTGCCAGTGGGTCTTTTCATACTTTCCTTTGACCAATTATTCTAGTTTTCTTCAACTTTATTTGCAAGCTAAagtttatgtgttttaataGAACCATACAATCGAAGAACGAGGTCAATTGAGGTGTTTGGAGGCTTCATGTCAGTCAGTTACACACAGGTGCgttttttgtgtttgctttCTCTAATGAAATTATTTGTCtataatgtttttctgtttttttgtgatgtAAGATGTTTGTGAGTAAACGCAAACAGCTGAAGGGACTGTGTCCAATGGCGCGCAGTGCTGTCATCACCTCTGAACCATCTGTAACACACGGTCAGTCTAATTTATGGAGATGTGTGGTGGTTGTGTTTGTCAAATGCATTGTTATAATCCTCTGGGCTTCTTCTTAAGGTGATGGAAATCTTGCTGTCAGATTTAACTCTGTGAGCCCAGAGGAGAACACAGTAAGGACCTTACAGTTGAACTGTAAATTCACATCCACAGcaccgtatatatatatatatatatatatatatatatatatatatatatatatatatatatatatatatatatatatatatatatatatatatatatatatatatatatatatatatatatatatatatatatatatatatatatatatatatatatatatatatatatatatatatatatatatatatcatgaaCCTTTAGTGATGGTATAAGCTTTAGATATTCACACTTTATAGTGAGATATTATTCTGTTTTGGGAATAGAAGATCTTCACTAAAACCATTAGCATCAAAGCAATGGAAAACCGAACACTGGTTGTGTGTTTGGATAAGGACTTCCACAGGACATATAGTGACATCCAAAGGTACTAATTAATTCCACTGTGCTATGTATTGGGTGTTTttgtagtttgttgttttattatcagGCCTCTTTCCCAGGATTGAAGTGTCGCCTTATGTGGACCCAGGTTGTAAAATCCGGACCAGGTTCAGCATGAGCATGACCAAAGATCTACCTCTTAACAAATACGTGGACAAAATCTTATCACTGCCAATCAACACCTTCAGCAGTGTGACCAGCTGAGGGACTGCAAACTACTGTATGtgtattatttcacatttttcatgattttacaTTCTGTGCATTAccattttaaatattgtcagCCCACCTGCTAACCAACAATAGATTAtgtatctattaaaataaataaataatatctacaatgtaaaatatgcacattcacctaaaggattattaggaacacctgttcaatttctccttaatgcaattatctaatcaaccaatcacatggcagttgcttcaatgcatttaggggtgtggtcctggtcaagacaatctcctgaactccaaactgagtcagaatgggaaagaaaggtgatttaagcaatttggagcgtggcatggttgttggtgtcagacggccggtctgagtatttcacaatctgctcagttactgggattttcatgcacaaccatttctagggtttacaaagaatggtgtgaaaagggaaaaacatccagtatgcggcagtcctgtgggcgaaaatgccttgttgatgctagaggtcagaggagaatgggccgagtgattcaagctgatagaagagaaacgttgactgaaataaccattCGCTACAagcgaggaatgcagcaaaggatttgtgaagccacaacacgcacaactttgaggcggatgggctacaacagcagaagaccccaccgggtaccactcatctccactacaaataggaaaaaggctacaatttgcacaagctcaccaaaattggacagttgaagactggaaaaatgttgcctggtctgatgagtctcgatttctgttgagacattcaaatggtagagtcagaatttggcgtaaacagaatgagaacatggatccataatgccttgttaccactgtgcaggctggtggtggtggtgtaatggtgtgggggatgttttcttggcacactttagatcccttagtgccaattgggcattgtttaagtgccacgggctacctgaacattgtttctgaccatgtccatcccttcatgaccaccatgttcccatcctctgatggctacttccagcaggataatgcaccatgtcataaagcacgaatcatttcaaattcgtttcttgaacatgacaatgagttcactgtactacaatggcccccacagtcaccagatctcaacccgatagagcatctttgggatgtggtggaacgggagcttcgtgccctggatgtgcatctcACAAATCTCCAttaactgcaagatgctcctatcaatatgggccaacatttctaaagaatgaatcagcaccttgttgaatcaatgccacatagaattaaggcagttctgaaggcgaaagggggtcaaacaccgtattagtatggtgctcctaataatccttcaggtgagtgtacattaaataaacaattgactacaaatacaacttaatTAAACCTGATTAAAATACTTCAAACTGATTTGTGAAAATATGtgattaatttatgttttttccctACGTGTCtgtataaagaataaagaacttgatttttttttaaataatcatcaATTTCATATGGATCTACTGCCTCCTAGACATAAGAGGGCGCTTTACAGTACACAGCGTTAGGGCAAGAGTCGCTCCAGTCTGTACAGTTCAATGGTACAGGTGCATGTGGCACACGCAGGTGCGGAGAGGCAAACAACAGGAGAAATGACAAAGTGGTTGTAATGGAACCAAATGGATGACGAGCACGACAAAGTGCATATAATTTAACCAGAAAAAGGTAAGACTTCTATCATCAAAATAAGATATTTTGTATGACGTAACATGACGTGGActtaatgtggagataaacacgGGGCAGGTAAGAGACTGACGTAAACGGATGTAGGTTCCGCGTTCTTCGCAGTAGTGGGCAGTGTACACTAGCACAGAACTGGTGATTTGGATAACAATTACTAGTGCAATTTGCAGGGAACACCATACACGTGTTCCACCTCTCCAAACTGCTACAAGCAAATTAGGCTTGCCTACCTGCTGTAGAGAATGCGACACACATAGCCTACTTGACTAGCACATAGCTATCTTGCTGACTATTTGGACAGGTTTTGCTGTTAGACAGGTAACACCCAAGTCTTTTAGAAGTTAACAGAAGTAGGCTATGTATATATAAGTTATATATAAGTTCAGAACAGACAGGACTCCCATTCAAATGAGATCATTGTTTAAACAAACAcaagctttttaaaattgtattcttATTTTACTTCCCCAGTAATAAGTGCTCATGTGAATCATAATAATGTCTAACATGTGTGATAGTTTTATCTGACATGAGTCATCTAATTGAAGTGcctttcatttg of the Periophthalmus magnuspinnatus isolate fPerMag1 chromosome 8, fPerMag1.2.pri, whole genome shotgun sequence genome contains:
- the pik3r6b gene encoding phosphoinositide 3-kinase regulatory subunit 6 → MDNPTVITEKIHPSSVEVNLRNMVKALFRENSHASTEKGMLQWNLHKKVQTHPSCTVALIKKLIKQLQKCIDKEMCQPHVHIIPILHTLYYVVLQSPAVIPVRLYQSMYGCLMRLLILPLPHCAVALSTLKSIKTELFTPGSLYHRRVIAEQSFKNDYFNFQERVILLADPELFSGPLEARVRADLEVSNSLRDPLVQKRKMVLRLLQLGLGSDCHSPTLWQALESLGERSLEAFFQETVLAVEQGVQKGPEGLRDYTDKLQIIYANILISSDKAIGYEDNTAYPIPMPYPEINFILWNDEEDLWNALTTFTLSSSFDFDDKSQHVSVQSKDSVTEKNLKEHNSESGRPPQRSTSSLSRRNAYKATKSGNQLSLMNDKMESSSTVSSSCRMQCRHTARVVVMGDDRILGKLASAYLSIREKESKHIRLTKKINLQFYYIPMTDVEPSVPLQPNAAGQDQARLSMASFLGKVDSWYDVNINILQIAMTTNAGMDHTNHNRPSEQNLFFLDTLTYYLRCGLQKVNLPLYKVKMMRCSNEVSSVIEEVFVSSLEADVAEFKHLKDKRAKPYNRRTRSIEVFGGFMSVSYTQMFVSKRKQLKGLCPMARSAVITSEPSVTHGDGNLAVRFNSVSPEENTKIFTKTISIKAMENRTLVVCLDKDFHRTYSDIQRIEVSPYVDPGCKIRTRFSMSMTKDLPLNKYVDKILSLPINTFSSVTS